In bacterium, the following are encoded in one genomic region:
- a CDS encoding Rieske 2Fe-2S domain-containing protein, whose product MKYIVAAVDEIPPGGRKIVEVAGHAVGIFNIDGEFFALRNRCPHQSGPLCEGKLWGILEARLPGEFEYVPRREILACPWHGWEFHIRTGQSWCEPARLRARRYELRIEEGSALRAEPDAPGPGLVKGPYVAETYPVSTQGRYVVVEVAGEPMPAPSPG is encoded by the coding sequence GTGAAATATATCGTCGCCGCAGTCGACGAAATCCCGCCCGGCGGCCGGAAGATCGTCGAGGTCGCCGGGCACGCCGTTGGCATCTTCAATATCGATGGAGAGTTCTTCGCCCTCCGGAACCGGTGTCCGCACCAGAGCGGCCCGCTGTGTGAGGGGAAGCTCTGGGGCATCCTGGAAGCCCGCCTCCCCGGCGAATTCGAGTACGTCCCGAGGCGTGAGATCCTGGCCTGCCCCTGGCACGGTTGGGAGTTTCATATTCGGACCGGTCAGTCCTGGTGCGAGCCGGCGCGCCTGCGCGCCCGGCGCTACGAGCTGCGCATCGAGGAAGGAAGCGCGCTCCGGGCCGAACCGGACGCGCCGGGGCCCGGTCTGGTGAAGGGGCCCTACGTCGCAGAGACGTATCCCGTCTCAACCCAGGGGCGATATGTTGTGGTTGAGGTCGCCGGTGAGCCCATGCCGGCGCCGTCGCCGGGCTGA